In Nocardioides sp. zg-1228, a single window of DNA contains:
- a CDS encoding SDR family oxidoreductase, whose protein sequence is MTRRHVLTGAGSGIGLALAHRLAGRGDELVLLARSEARAAELARTFPQAQLLVADLADPGTLNGVGRLVDGPVDSVVHVAGVVDLAPVERLRLAEWEEQLTVNLTAPAVLTREMLPHVRAGRGTVVFVNSSAGLVAHADWSAYAASKSGLRSLADALRAEEAEHGVRVSTVYPSRTATPMQEKVHGQEGRDYDASRWLSPEAVADTILHVVDLPAGATIPDVTLRPVAPRPGS, encoded by the coding sequence ATGACGCGCCGGCACGTCCTCACCGGGGCGGGCTCGGGCATCGGGCTCGCGCTCGCGCACCGGCTCGCCGGGCGCGGCGACGAGCTGGTGCTCCTCGCCCGCAGCGAGGCGCGTGCCGCCGAGCTCGCGCGCACCTTCCCCCAGGCCCAGCTCCTGGTCGCCGACCTGGCCGACCCGGGCACCCTCAACGGTGTCGGCCGCCTGGTCGACGGTCCCGTCGACTCGGTGGTCCACGTGGCGGGGGTGGTCGACCTGGCCCCGGTCGAGCGGCTGCGGCTGGCGGAGTGGGAGGAGCAGCTCACGGTCAACCTCACCGCGCCGGCGGTGCTGACCCGCGAGATGCTGCCGCACGTGCGCGCCGGCCGCGGCACGGTCGTCTTCGTCAACTCCTCCGCCGGCCTGGTCGCCCACGCCGACTGGTCGGCGTACGCCGCCTCCAAGTCGGGCCTGCGCTCGCTCGCCGACGCGCTGCGGGCCGAGGAGGCCGAGCACGGCGTGCGGGTCAGCACGGTCTACCCCAGCCGCACCGCGACGCCGATGCAGGAGAAGGTGCACGGACAGGAGGGCCGCGACTACGACGCCTCCCGGTGGCTCAGCCCGGAGGCCGTGGCCGACACGATCCTGCACGTCGTCGACCTGCCGGCTGGCGCCACGATCCCCGACGTGACCCTGCGCCCGGTCGCGCCGCGACCGGGCTCCTGA
- a CDS encoding nitroreductase family deazaflavin-dependent oxidoreductase produces MRPPDAGLAAELGYAHSTANPLHRLVRWGAGTAAGGWLFSRTLRHLDDLVARLSRGRHSGPALLAGLAVLDVTTTGRRSGQRRTSHLIATPYAGGLALIGSNFGQQATPAWALNLEADPRGRVSYRGTSREVVARAATPAEAEEVFTRAERFYPGYLRYRARVGQARRIRVFVLEPA; encoded by the coding sequence GTGCGACCCCCTGACGCGGGCCTGGCCGCGGAGCTCGGCTACGCGCACAGCACGGCCAACCCGCTCCACCGGCTCGTGCGCTGGGGCGCCGGCACCGCCGCGGGCGGGTGGCTGTTCTCCCGCACCCTGCGCCATCTCGACGACCTGGTCGCCCGGCTCTCCCGCGGCCGGCACAGCGGCCCGGCCCTGCTGGCGGGTCTGGCGGTGCTCGACGTCACGACCACCGGCCGGCGCTCGGGTCAGAGGCGCACCAGCCACCTCATCGCGACGCCGTACGCCGGCGGGCTGGCGCTGATCGGCAGCAACTTCGGCCAGCAGGCCACACCGGCGTGGGCGCTCAACCTCGAGGCCGACCCCCGGGGCCGGGTGTCCTACCGCGGCACGTCGCGCGAGGTCGTGGCCCGGGCGGCGACACCGGCGGAGGCCGAGGAGGTCTTCACGCGGGCTGAGCGGTTCTACCCCGGCTACCTGCGCTACCGCGCCCGGGTCGGCCAGGCCCGGCGGATCCGGGTGTTCGTGCTCGAGCCGGCCTGA
- a CDS encoding DUF6104 family protein — protein sequence MYFTDRGIEELERRRGDEEVTLAWLAEQLQAFVDAHPDFEVPIERLATWLARLDDPED from the coding sequence GTGTACTTCACCGATCGGGGGATCGAGGAGCTCGAGCGGCGCCGGGGTGACGAGGAGGTCACCCTGGCGTGGCTCGCCGAGCAGCTGCAGGCCTTCGTCGACGCCCACCCCGACTTCGAGGTGCCGATCGAGCGGCTCGCCACGTGGCTGGCGCGCCTCGACGACCCCGAGGACTGA